From the Brachyhypopomus gauderio isolate BG-103 chromosome 5, BGAUD_0.2, whole genome shotgun sequence genome, one window contains:
- the LOC143514738 gene encoding E3 ubiquitin-protein ligase RING2-A-like isoform X2 codes for MANPIRVQVSSKTWELSLYELHRTPQEAIMDGTEIAVSPRSLHSELMCPICLDMLKNTMTTKECLHRFCAECIVTALRSGNKECPTCRKKLVSKRSLRRDPNFDALISKIYPSRDEYEAQQHRVLEQLGRLHNKTALSCSIEEGLRMQALHKPQRVRKPQQESDNTTVSGGEDNGDTRSHVSHDSAPSHITSAPTGHTPEPGPSRGKRPRVSDESGPEADGDSQRPPRQRPLSEIELVFRPHPLLVNSQQCSQTRYVKTTANATVDHLSKYLALRIALEEQSEARANGAPDAETPVRDEERDASLQNVSEKQYTIYIITAGGQFSTLNGSLTLELVNEKYWKVSKPLELYYTPTKAPPTDPTQPRHPSPTQG; via the exons ATGGCCAACCCAATCCGTGTGCAGGTGTCCAGTAAGACATGGGAGCTCAGTCTCTACGAGCTGCACAGGACACCACAG GAGGCGATCATGGACGGTACTGAGATCGCTGTGTCTCCCAGAAGCCTCCACAGCGAGTTGATGTGTCCAATCTGCCTAGACATGCTGAAGAACACCATGACGACCAAGGAGTGTCTGCATCGCTTCTGTGCAGAGTGCATCGTCACCGCACTCCGATCGGG TAATAAGGAGTGCCCCACCTGTAGGAAGAAGCTGGTGTCCAAGCGCTCCCTGCGGCGTGACCCCAACTTTGATGCGCTCATCTCTAAGATCTACCCGAGCCGTGACGAGTATGAGGCGCAGCAGCACCGCGTGCTGGAGCAGCTGGGACGCCTGCACAACAAAACAGCTCTGAGCTGCAGCATCGAGGAGGGTCTTCGCATGCAGGCgctgcacaa GCCACAGCGTGTTCGGAAGCCGCAGCAGGAGAGCGACAACACGACTGTCAGCGGCGGAGAGGACAACGGTGATACACGCTCGCATGTGTCCCACGACTCCGCACCTTCACACATTACCTCTGCCCCCACTGGCCACACCCCCGAGCCCGGGCCCAGCCGTGGCAAGAGGCCTCGGGTGTCTGATGAATCAGGTCCAGAGGCTGATGGAGACAGCCAGAGACCTCCACGGCAACGCCCACTCTCCGAGATAGAGCTGGTGTTTCGCCCACACCCCCTGCTGGTCAACTCACAGCAGTGCAGCCAGACCAG GTATGTGAAGACCACAGCCAACGCCACAGTGGACCATCTGTCCAAGTACCTGGCCCTGCGCATCGCCCTGGAAGAGCAGAGTGAGGCACGTGCCAACGGGGCGCCCGACGCAGAGACCCCCGTGAGGGACGAGGAACGAGACGCAAGCCTGCAGAACGTCAGCGAGAAACAGTACACCATCTACATCATTACGGCGGGGGGCCAGTTCTCC ACGCTGAACGGCTCCCTCACGCTGGAGCTCGTGAATGAGAAGTACTGGAAGGTGAGCAAACCTCTGGAGCTCTACTATACGCCTACCAAAGCCCCACCCACTGACCCTACCCAGCCACGacacccctccccaacacaAGGTTGA
- the rps18 gene encoding small ribosomal subunit protein uS13: protein MSLVIPEKFQHILRVLNTNIDGRRKIAFAITAIKGVGRRYAHVVLRKADIDLSKRAGELTEDEVERVVTIMQNPRQYKIPDWFLNRQKDIKDGKYSQVLANGLDNKLREDLERLKKIRAHRGLRHFWGLRVRGQHTKTTGRRGRTVGVSKKK, encoded by the exons ATG tCTCTAGTAATTCCGGAGAAGTTTCAGCACATCCTGCGTGTTCTCAACACGAACATTGACGGTAGGCGCAAGATCGCCTTCGCCATCACTGCCATCAAG GGTGTTGGACGGCGATACGCACATGTGGTCCTGAGGAAGGCAGACATCGACCTGAGCAAGAGGGCTGGCGAGCTCACGGAGGATGAG GTCGAAAGGGTAGTGACCATCATGCAGAATCCTCGCCAGTACAAAATCCCTGACTGGTTCTTGAACAGGCAGAAGGACATTAAGGATGGCAAATACAGCCAG gtcctgGCCAACGGTCTGGATAACAAACTGAGAGAAGACCTAGAGAGGCTGAAGAAGATCAGGGCTCACCGTGGTCTCCGGCACTTCTGGGG TCTGCGTGTGCGTGGGCAGCACACCAAGACCACTGGTCGCCGTGGCCGCACTGTGGGTGTGTCCAAGAAGAAGTAA
- the vps52 gene encoding vacuolar protein sorting-associated protein 52 homolog produces MADDAVGEAAPGVNTALRSTGTAMAYLQDEKSDIDIVPALNLGDLDLTTDEFILDEVDIHIQANLEDELVKEALQTGVDLRQYSKQVEAELQRIEQASIKDYIKESQNIASLHNQITACDAILERMEGMLSGFQGDLSSISSEIQTLQQQSVSMSLRLKNRQAVRSQLSQLVDELVVPSTMISVILDSPVTEQDFLEQLHELNNKINFAKELSFRETLACADIQDIVDRLRVKAVSKIREFILQKIYSFRKPMTNYQIPQNTLLKYRFFYQFLLANERSVAKEIRDEYVDTMSKIYYSYFKSYSGRLLKVQYEDVADKDDLMGVEDTAKKGFFSKPSLKSRNTIFTLGQRGAVLSPAELEGPILIPHAAQRGDCRYPYETLFRSQHYALLDNGCREFLFLVDFFMVTGNSALDLFNNVMGRTLNMFLKNMSTYVCDCYDSIAVFLCIHIILRFKAITAKRNIPALDKYWEAVLEMLWPRFELILEMNIQSIRNTDPQKLGVLDTRPHYITRRYAEFSSAIVSINQTFPNERTNALLGQLQIEVENFVLRMAAEFPSRRDQLIFLINNYDMMLGVLMERAADDSKEVEGFQQLLLARTQEFIEEILAPPFGGMISFVKESEALMEKGQLDKLKNDEVRITQLVRGFSTSWKQAVEALSQDVMRSFTNFKNGTSIIQGALTQLIQYYHGFHKILSQPTFRSLAVRSELINLHHLMVEVKKHKPNF; encoded by the exons ATGGCGGACGACGCGGTGGGTGAAGCGGCTCCTGGTGTCAACACGGCGCTCCGCTCCACCGGCACCGCCATGGCTTATTTACAAGACGAG AAGAGTGATATTGACATCGTGCCTGCCCTGAATCTGGGGGATTTAGATCTAACCACAGATGAGTTCATTTTGGACGAGGTGGACA TTCACATTCAAGCCAACCTGGAGGATGAGCTTGTTAAGGAAGCGCTTCAAACG GGCGTTGACCTGAGACAGTACTCAAAACAAGTGGAAGCTGAACTGCAACGCATTGAACAGGCATCAATCAAAGACT ACATCAAAGAGAGTCAGAACATTGCCTCTCTGCACAACCAGATAACTGCCTGTGATGCCATCCTGGAG CGTATGGAGGGTATGCTGAGTGGTTTCCAGGGTGACTTGTCATCCATCAGCAGTGAGATTCAGACACTGCAGCAGCAGTCTGTCAGCATGAGTCTGCGCCTGAAGAACCGACAGGCAGTGCGCAGTCAGCTCAGCCAGCTGGTGGATGAGCTGGTGGTACCCAGCACCATGATCtc CGTGATTCTCGACAGTCCCGTGACCGAGCAGGACTTCCTGGAACAGCTGCATGAGCTGAACAACAAGATAAATTTTGCAAAGGAGCTGAGCTTCAGGGAGACGCTGGCTTGTGCAGACATACAAGACATCGTGGACCGCCTCCGAGTCAAG GCTGTGAGTAAGATCCGTGAGTTTATTCTGCAGAAGATCTACTCATTCAGGAAGCCCATGACCAACTACCAAATCCCTCAGAACACACTATTGAAATACAg GTTCTTCTACCAGTTCCTGTTGGCCAATGAGAGGAGTGTAGCCAAAGAGATCAGGGATGAGTATGTGGACACCATGAGTAAGATCTACTATAGCTACTTCAAATCCTACAGCGGCCGCCTGCTCAAAGTGCAG TATGAAGATGTAGCTGATAAAGATGACCTGATGGGTGTGGAAGACACAGCCAAGAAAG GGTTCTTCTCCAAGCCTTCTCTGAAGAGCAGGAACACCATTTTCACTCTTGGCCAGCGGGGGGCAGTGCTGAGCCCTGCAGAGCTGGAGGGCCCCATTCTCATTCCACATGCTGCTCAGCGTGGCGACTGCAGG taCCCGTATGAGACTTTGTTTCGTAGCCAGCACTATGCTCTTCTGGATAACGGATGCAGAGAGTTTCTTTTCCTGGTGGATTTTTTCATGGTGACTGGAAACTCTGCACTGGACCTGTTCAACAACGTCATGGGCAGAACTCTCAACATGTTCCTG AAAAACATGTCAACCTACGTGTGTGACTGCTACGACAGTAttgctgtgtttctgtgtatcCACATTATCCTGCGCTTTAAAGCCATTACAGCTAAGAGGAACATCCCTGCTCTAGACAA gtactgGGAAGCCGTGTTGGAGATGTTGTGGCCGAGGTTTGAGCTCATCCTAGAAATGAACATCCAGAGCATCAGAAACACAGACCCTCAAAAACTGGGAGTGTTGGACACAAGACCACactat ATTACACGTCGCTATGCTGAATTCTCCTCTGCCATAGTCAGTATAAATCAGACGTTCCCCAACGAGAGGACCAACGCACTGCTGGGGCAGCTCCAG attgAAGTGGAGAACTTCGTGTTGAGGATGGCTGCTGAATTTCCCTCCAGACGTGATCAACTCATCTTCCTTATCAACAACTATGACATGATGCTGGGTGTTCTTATG GAAAGAGCAGCTGATGACAGTAAAGAGGTGGAAGGATtccagcagctcctcctggccAGAACACAG gAGTTTATCGAGGAGATCCTGGCTCCTCCATTTGGAGGGATGATCTCGTTTGTGAAGGAGAGCGAGGCGCTGATGGAGAAGGGGCAGCTCGACAAGCTGAAGAATGATGAGG TGCGGATCACCCAGCTGGTGCGAGGCTTCTCTACTTCGTGGAAACAGGCTGTGGAGGCTCTGAGTCAGGACGTCATGCGCTCATTCACCAACTTCAAAAACGGCACCAGCATCATTCAG GGGGCGCTGACGCAGCTCATCCAGTACTACCACGGTTTCCATAAAATCCTTTCTCAGCCAACCTTCCGCAGCCTGGCTGTGCGGTCTGAGCTCATTAACCTGCACCACctcatggtggaggtgaagaaaCATAAGCCCAACTTCTAG
- the LOC143514738 gene encoding E3 ubiquitin-protein ligase RING2-A-like isoform X1 — MGSEAAMANPIRVQVSSKTWELSLYELHRTPQEAIMDGTEIAVSPRSLHSELMCPICLDMLKNTMTTKECLHRFCAECIVTALRSGNKECPTCRKKLVSKRSLRRDPNFDALISKIYPSRDEYEAQQHRVLEQLGRLHNKTALSCSIEEGLRMQALHKPQRVRKPQQESDNTTVSGGEDNGDTRSHVSHDSAPSHITSAPTGHTPEPGPSRGKRPRVSDESGPEADGDSQRPPRQRPLSEIELVFRPHPLLVNSQQCSQTRYVKTTANATVDHLSKYLALRIALEEQSEARANGAPDAETPVRDEERDASLQNVSEKQYTIYIITAGGQFSTLNGSLTLELVNEKYWKVSKPLELYYTPTKAPPTDPTQPRHPSPTQG; from the exons ATG GGCTCCGAGGCGGCGATGGCCAACCCAATCCGTGTGCAGGTGTCCAGTAAGACATGGGAGCTCAGTCTCTACGAGCTGCACAGGACACCACAG GAGGCGATCATGGACGGTACTGAGATCGCTGTGTCTCCCAGAAGCCTCCACAGCGAGTTGATGTGTCCAATCTGCCTAGACATGCTGAAGAACACCATGACGACCAAGGAGTGTCTGCATCGCTTCTGTGCAGAGTGCATCGTCACCGCACTCCGATCGGG TAATAAGGAGTGCCCCACCTGTAGGAAGAAGCTGGTGTCCAAGCGCTCCCTGCGGCGTGACCCCAACTTTGATGCGCTCATCTCTAAGATCTACCCGAGCCGTGACGAGTATGAGGCGCAGCAGCACCGCGTGCTGGAGCAGCTGGGACGCCTGCACAACAAAACAGCTCTGAGCTGCAGCATCGAGGAGGGTCTTCGCATGCAGGCgctgcacaa GCCACAGCGTGTTCGGAAGCCGCAGCAGGAGAGCGACAACACGACTGTCAGCGGCGGAGAGGACAACGGTGATACACGCTCGCATGTGTCCCACGACTCCGCACCTTCACACATTACCTCTGCCCCCACTGGCCACACCCCCGAGCCCGGGCCCAGCCGTGGCAAGAGGCCTCGGGTGTCTGATGAATCAGGTCCAGAGGCTGATGGAGACAGCCAGAGACCTCCACGGCAACGCCCACTCTCCGAGATAGAGCTGGTGTTTCGCCCACACCCCCTGCTGGTCAACTCACAGCAGTGCAGCCAGACCAG GTATGTGAAGACCACAGCCAACGCCACAGTGGACCATCTGTCCAAGTACCTGGCCCTGCGCATCGCCCTGGAAGAGCAGAGTGAGGCACGTGCCAACGGGGCGCCCGACGCAGAGACCCCCGTGAGGGACGAGGAACGAGACGCAAGCCTGCAGAACGTCAGCGAGAAACAGTACACCATCTACATCATTACGGCGGGGGGCCAGTTCTCC ACGCTGAACGGCTCCCTCACGCTGGAGCTCGTGAATGAGAAGTACTGGAAGGTGAGCAAACCTCTGGAGCTCTACTATACGCCTACCAAAGCCCCACCCACTGACCCTACCCAGCCACGacacccctccccaacacaAGGTTGA